The following are encoded together in the Nocardioides sp. Arc9.136 genome:
- a CDS encoding LCP family protein, whose translation MRSRFARVRSAVRAGVLAAVLATAALVVPDAAVHPTDLVLVEVDRADGVAVQDSDVLWVLAVGSDARPGQSMLDVRADAIQLVGLNTRTGSAVAIGVPRDSWVAIPGHGHGRVNSALTYGGPQLVGRTVGDLVGVQPQYVLVTRFPFFEDMVDDIGGIHVRNPRRFSDEHLKPQGFARGRIRLDGYGAMAFSRVRKSLAGGDFDRSANQQRVLRGIQQAVRARADEPGFIARGVLTVMEHLHTDLPPDELFRLAQALAHIDPTKVTTCVVQGTIGTVGPASIVRPSVAQARRYGAAARSDASLRGC comes from the coding sequence ATGCGGTCCCGGTTCGCACGGGTGCGGAGCGCGGTGCGGGCCGGCGTGCTCGCGGCCGTCCTGGCGACGGCGGCGCTCGTCGTCCCCGACGCTGCGGTCCACCCCACCGACCTGGTGCTGGTCGAGGTCGACCGCGCCGACGGCGTGGCGGTCCAGGACTCCGACGTGCTGTGGGTGCTGGCGGTCGGGTCCGACGCCCGTCCCGGCCAGTCGATGCTGGACGTGCGCGCCGACGCCATCCAGCTGGTCGGCCTCAACACCCGCACCGGCTCGGCGGTCGCGATCGGCGTGCCGCGGGACTCCTGGGTCGCCATCCCCGGGCACGGCCACGGCCGGGTGAACTCGGCACTGACCTACGGCGGGCCCCAGCTGGTCGGCCGGACGGTCGGGGACCTCGTCGGCGTCCAGCCGCAGTACGTCCTCGTGACCCGGTTCCCGTTCTTCGAGGACATGGTCGACGACATCGGGGGCATCCACGTCCGCAACCCGCGGCGCTTCTCCGACGAGCACCTCAAGCCCCAGGGCTTCGCGCGCGGCCGGATCAGGCTCGACGGGTACGGCGCCATGGCGTTCTCCCGGGTCCGCAAGTCGCTCGCCGGCGGGGACTTCGACCGCTCCGCGAACCAGCAGCGCGTGCTGCGCGGGATCCAGCAGGCCGTCCGGGCCCGGGCGGACGAGCCGGGCTTCATCGCGCGCGGCGTGCTGACCGTCATGGAGCACCTCCACACCGACCTCCCGCCCGACGAGCTGTTCCGCCTCGCCCAGGCGCTCGCGCACATCGACCCGACGAAGGTCACGACCTGCGTCGTCCAGGGCACGATCGGCACCGTCGGTCCCGCCTCGATCGTCCGGCCCTCGGTCGCCCAAGCGCGCCGGTACGGCGCCGCGGCGCGCTCCGACGCCTCCCTCCGGGGCTGCTGA
- a CDS encoding DUF6104 family protein, which translates to MYFTDRGIEELERRRGDEEVTLAWLAEQLQAFTDSHPEFEVAVERLATWLARLDDPED; encoded by the coding sequence ATGTACTTCACCGACCGAGGGATCGAGGAGCTCGAGCGGCGACGGGGCGACGAGGAGGTCACCCTGGCGTGGCTCGCCGAGCAGCTGCAGGCGTTCACCGACTCCCACCCGGAGTTCGAGGTGGCCGTGGAGCGTCTCGCCACGTGGCTGGCGCGGCTGGACGACCCCGAGGACTGA
- a CDS encoding multifunctional oxoglutarate decarboxylase/oxoglutarate dehydrogenase thiamine pyrophosphate-binding subunit/dihydrolipoyllysine-residue succinyltransferase subunit: MPQSSGNHSSERSSVSEPPADFGANEWLVEEMHEQYKRDPGSVDPMWVKYFTSDEAGAGAGNGAPNGASANGPTQQAPAKPKAAEPAPKQAAPKQAAPAKAAPAKAAQPTEPKATPRPETKAAEPAKGTSSPTPKESRPADPATASDEPSFTVLRGIAAATAKNMDISLSVPTATSVRNMPVKLLWDNRIVINGHLERARGGKVSFTHLIGYAIIKAIKALPAMNNTYGEVDGKPTLVTPAHINLGLAIDQVKSDGSRQLVAPSIKACESMDFAQFWTAYEDIVRKAKNNKLTMEDYSGTTVSLTNVGGLGTNNSVPRLMQGQAAIIGVGSMDYPPEFQGASEETISRNAISRIMTMTSTYDHRVIQGAQSGEFLGQVHKYLLGQDGFYDEIFRSLRIPYEPIRWNADVSASHDDEIDKQARILELIHAYRVRGHLMADTDPLEYRQRSHPDLRIESHGLTLWDLDREFPTGSFGGEGRRFMKLRHILGTLRDSYCRTTGIEYMHIMDPEQRQWIQQRVEQPHRKPPREEQLRILLKLNQAEAFETFLQTKFVGQKRFSLEGGETTVPVIDEICEAAAQADLDEVAIGMAHRGRLNVLANIVGKKYSQIFREFEGNIDPRTVQGSGDVKYHLGAEGEFEADSGHKVKVSVAANPSHLEAVDPVLEGIARAKQDVLDRGAEYPVLPLLVHGDAAFAGQGVVAETLNLSQLRGYRTGGTIHVIVNNQVGFTTSPGSSRSSLYATDVARMVQAPIFHVNGDDPEACIRVARLAFEYRQAFNKDVVIDLVCYRRRGHNEGDDPSYTQPLMYDLIEQKRSVRKLYTESLIGRGDITVEEAEQVLRDYQQQLERVFTEVREASTQPSEWTTVPDYPDKPASETSTAVSQEVLKRIADAYTTPPEGFTVHPKVMPQLQRRSQAITEGPIDWGTGEILAFGSLLMDGRPVRLAGQDSRRGTFVQRFATIIDRRNADEWTPLGSLTEDQAKFHVYDSLLSEYAALGFEYGYSVARPEALVLWEAQFGDFVNGAQIVIDEFITAGESKWSQQSGVVLLLPHGYEGQGADHSSARIERFLAMAADDAFVVAQPSTPASHFHLLRQHSLGERHRPLIVFTPKSMLKRKEAASQPSDFTEGTFRPFIADADADPEKVDTLLLCSGRVTWDLMVERAKQEHGERFAIGRVEQLYPRPIDDIRAEIARYPHLKEVRWVQDEPQNMGPWPHYALNVAPEVDAKVVPVCRPEGSSPAVGTVKRHQAEQKELLARAFA, translated from the coding sequence GTGCCGCAGTCCTCTGGCAACCACTCCTCCGAACGTTCGTCCGTCTCGGAACCACCCGCTGACTTCGGAGCCAACGAGTGGCTCGTCGAGGAGATGCACGAGCAGTACAAGCGTGACCCCGGCAGCGTCGACCCGATGTGGGTGAAGTACTTCACGAGTGACGAGGCCGGCGCCGGAGCGGGCAACGGCGCGCCGAACGGCGCCTCCGCGAACGGGCCGACCCAGCAGGCGCCCGCGAAGCCGAAGGCCGCCGAGCCCGCCCCCAAGCAGGCCGCACCCAAGCAGGCCGCACCGGCGAAGGCCGCGCCGGCGAAGGCCGCGCAGCCGACCGAGCCCAAGGCCACGCCGCGCCCGGAGACGAAGGCCGCCGAGCCGGCCAAGGGCACCTCCTCCCCCACCCCCAAGGAGTCGCGCCCGGCGGACCCCGCCACGGCGAGCGACGAGCCGTCGTTCACCGTGCTGCGCGGCATCGCCGCGGCCACGGCGAAGAACATGGACATCTCGCTGTCGGTGCCGACCGCGACGTCCGTGCGCAACATGCCGGTCAAGCTGCTGTGGGACAACCGGATCGTCATCAACGGTCACCTCGAGCGCGCGCGCGGCGGCAAGGTGTCCTTCACCCACCTCATCGGCTACGCCATCATCAAGGCGATCAAGGCGCTGCCGGCGATGAACAACACCTACGGCGAGGTCGACGGCAAGCCGACCCTGGTCACCCCCGCGCACATCAACCTCGGCCTCGCCATCGACCAGGTCAAGTCCGACGGCAGCCGCCAGCTGGTCGCCCCGTCGATCAAGGCCTGCGAGTCGATGGACTTCGCGCAGTTCTGGACCGCCTACGAGGACATCGTCCGCAAGGCCAAGAACAACAAGCTGACGATGGAGGACTACTCCGGCACGACGGTCAGCCTCACCAACGTCGGCGGCCTGGGCACGAACAACTCGGTCCCGCGCCTGATGCAGGGCCAGGCGGCCATCATCGGCGTCGGCTCCATGGACTACCCCCCGGAGTTCCAGGGCGCCTCCGAGGAGACGATCTCGCGCAACGCGATCTCGCGGATCATGACCATGACCTCCACCTACGACCACCGTGTCATCCAGGGTGCGCAGTCGGGTGAGTTCCTAGGCCAGGTCCACAAGTACCTCCTCGGCCAGGACGGGTTCTACGACGAGATCTTCCGCTCGCTGCGCATCCCCTACGAGCCGATCCGCTGGAACGCCGACGTCTCGGCCTCCCACGACGACGAGATCGACAAGCAGGCCCGGATCCTCGAGCTGATCCACGCCTACCGCGTGCGCGGCCACCTGATGGCCGACACCGACCCGCTGGAGTACCGCCAGCGCAGCCACCCCGACCTGCGCATCGAGTCCCACGGGCTGACCCTGTGGGACCTGGACCGGGAGTTCCCCACAGGCTCCTTCGGCGGCGAGGGCCGGCGCTTCATGAAGCTGCGCCACATCCTCGGCACCCTGCGTGACTCCTACTGCCGCACCACCGGCATCGAGTACATGCACATCATGGACCCCGAGCAGCGGCAGTGGATCCAGCAGCGCGTTGAGCAGCCGCACCGGAAGCCACCGCGCGAGGAGCAGCTGCGGATCCTGCTGAAGCTCAACCAGGCCGAGGCGTTCGAGACCTTCCTGCAGACCAAGTTCGTCGGGCAGAAGCGGTTCTCCCTCGAGGGCGGCGAGACCACGGTCCCGGTCATCGACGAGATCTGCGAGGCCGCGGCGCAGGCCGACCTCGACGAGGTCGCGATCGGCATGGCCCACCGCGGCCGCCTCAACGTGCTGGCGAACATCGTGGGCAAGAAGTACTCCCAGATCTTCCGGGAGTTCGAGGGCAACATCGACCCGCGCACCGTCCAGGGCTCCGGCGACGTGAAGTACCACCTCGGCGCCGAGGGCGAGTTCGAGGCCGACTCCGGCCACAAGGTCAAGGTCTCGGTCGCGGCGAACCCCTCGCACCTCGAGGCGGTCGACCCGGTGCTCGAGGGCATCGCCCGCGCCAAGCAGGACGTGCTCGACCGCGGCGCGGAGTACCCCGTGCTCCCCCTGCTGGTCCACGGCGACGCGGCGTTCGCGGGGCAGGGCGTGGTCGCGGAGACACTCAACCTCTCCCAGCTGCGCGGCTACCGCACCGGCGGCACGATCCACGTGATCGTCAACAACCAGGTCGGCTTCACGACCTCGCCGGGGTCCTCGCGCTCCTCCCTCTACGCCACCGACGTGGCGCGGATGGTGCAGGCGCCGATCTTCCACGTCAACGGCGACGACCCCGAGGCGTGCATCCGCGTCGCGCGGCTGGCCTTCGAGTACCGCCAGGCGTTCAACAAGGACGTCGTCATCGACCTCGTCTGCTACCGCCGCCGCGGTCACAACGAGGGCGACGACCCGTCGTACACCCAGCCGCTCATGTACGACCTCATCGAGCAGAAGCGCTCGGTCCGCAAGCTCTACACCGAGTCCCTCATCGGCCGTGGCGACATCACGGTCGAGGAGGCCGAGCAGGTCCTGCGCGACTACCAGCAGCAGCTCGAGCGGGTCTTCACCGAGGTCCGCGAGGCCAGCACGCAGCCCTCGGAGTGGACGACCGTCCCGGACTACCCGGACAAGCCCGCCAGCGAGACCAGCACGGCGGTCTCCCAGGAGGTCCTCAAGCGGATCGCCGACGCCTACACCACGCCGCCGGAGGGCTTCACCGTCCACCCGAAGGTGATGCCGCAGCTGCAGCGCCGCTCGCAGGCCATCACCGAGGGGCCCATCGACTGGGGCACCGGCGAGATCCTCGCCTTCGGCTCGCTGCTGATGGACGGCCGGCCGGTCCGGCTGGCCGGGCAGGACTCGCGTCGCGGCACCTTCGTGCAGCGGTTCGCGACGATCATCGACCGCCGCAACGCCGACGAGTGGACCCCGCTGGGCTCGCTCACCGAGGACCAGGCGAAGTTCCACGTCTACGACTCGCTGCTCTCCGAGTACGCCGCCCTCGGGTTCGAGTACGGCTACTCCGTCGCGCGCCCCGAGGCGCTGGTGCTGTGGGAGGCGCAGTTCGGCGACTTCGTCAACGGCGCGCAGATCGTCATCGACGAGTTCATCACCGCCGGCGAGAGCAAGTGGAGCCAGCAGTCCGGCGTCGTGCTGCTGCTGCCGCACGGCTACGAGGGCCAGGGGGCGGACCACTCGTCCGCCCGGATCGAGCGGTTCCTCGCGATGGCCGCGGACGACGCGTTCGTCGTCGCCCAGCCGAGCACCCCGGCGTCGCACTTCCACCTGCTGCGCCAGCACTCGCTCGGCGAGCGGCACCGCCCGCTGATCGTCTTCACGCCGAAGTCGATGCTCAAGCGCAAGGAGGCGGCCTCGCAGCCGTCGGACTTCACCGAGGGCACGTTCCGTCCCTTCATCGCCGACGCGGACGCGGACCCGGAGAAGGTCGACACGCTGCTGCTGTGTTCGGGCCGGGTCACCTGGGACCTCATGGTCGAGCGCGCCAAGCAGGAGCACGGCGAGCGGTTCGCGATCGGCCGGGTCGAGCAGCTCTACCCGCGACCGATCGACGACATCCGGGCCGAGATCGCGCGCTACCCCCACCTCAAGGAGGTGCGCTGGGTGCAGGACGAGCCGCAGAACATGGGCCCGTGGCCGCACTACGCGCTCAACGTCGCGCCCGAGGTCGACGCGAAGGTCGTGCCGGTCTGCCGGCCGGAGGGGTCCTCTCCCGCCGTCGGCACCGTCAAGCGGCACCAGGCCGAGCAGAAGGAGCTGCTGGCCCGGGCGTTCGCCTGA
- the argS gene encoding arginine--tRNA ligase, whose product MTPAQLSTTIVDGLTALVEQGALTLPDGVPAEVTVERPRQKGHGDYATNVALQLAKKAGTNPRALGELLADRLRAAEGISDVEVAGPGFLNITVEAAAQGVVAAEIVAAGERYGHTATLAGQRVNVEFISANPTGPLHLGHTRWAVLGDAIGRVLAAAGAEVTREFYINDRGVQMNHFADSIIAAALGRPAPEDGYAGAYIGDLAKAVGEASPGIFDLPAEERRAAVREKGYELQLAQQQAQLAAFNTHFDVWFSELSLHESGSVPETLARLKELGTVYEEGGALWMRTTDFGDDKDRVLIKSDGELTYFASDTAYYLDKRGRGFDRCIYLLGADHHGYVGRLRAMAACVGDDPSQTLEVLIGQLVKILRDGEELRLSKRAGTIVTLEELTDEIGVDALRYSLARYPADSPLVLDVAEITRQSNENPVFTVQYAHARVASLLRNAADLGVEAASHPELLTHEKEGLLLRALAEFPRVVASSAELREPHRVARYLEELAGTYHRFYDSCRVLPMGDEETTDLHRARLLLVQATRTVLANGLGLLGVTAPDRM is encoded by the coding sequence GTGACTCCCGCGCAGCTCTCCACGACCATCGTCGACGGCCTGACGGCCCTCGTCGAGCAGGGTGCGCTCACCTTGCCCGACGGCGTACCCGCGGAGGTCACCGTCGAGCGTCCCCGTCAGAAGGGGCACGGCGACTACGCCACGAACGTTGCGCTGCAGCTGGCCAAGAAGGCCGGGACGAACCCCCGTGCGCTGGGCGAGCTGCTGGCCGACCGACTGCGCGCCGCCGAGGGGATCAGCGACGTCGAGGTCGCCGGGCCCGGGTTCCTCAACATCACCGTCGAGGCCGCGGCCCAGGGCGTGGTGGCCGCCGAGATCGTCGCGGCCGGTGAGCGGTACGGCCACACCGCGACGCTCGCCGGACAGCGGGTCAACGTCGAGTTCATCTCGGCCAACCCGACCGGCCCGCTGCACCTGGGGCACACCCGGTGGGCGGTGCTCGGCGACGCGATCGGCCGGGTGCTCGCGGCCGCGGGCGCCGAGGTGACCCGCGAGTTCTACATCAACGACCGCGGCGTGCAGATGAACCACTTCGCCGACTCGATCATCGCCGCCGCGCTCGGCCGGCCCGCGCCGGAGGACGGGTACGCCGGCGCCTACATCGGCGACCTGGCCAAGGCCGTCGGCGAGGCGAGCCCGGGGATCTTCGACCTCCCGGCCGAGGAGCGGCGCGCGGCCGTGCGCGAGAAGGGCTACGAGCTCCAACTGGCCCAGCAGCAGGCGCAGCTCGCGGCGTTCAACACCCACTTCGACGTGTGGTTCTCCGAGCTCTCGCTGCACGAGTCCGGCTCGGTGCCCGAGACGCTCGCGCGGCTCAAGGAGCTCGGCACGGTCTACGAGGAGGGCGGCGCGCTGTGGATGCGCACGACCGACTTCGGCGACGACAAGGACCGGGTGCTCATCAAGTCCGACGGCGAGCTGACGTACTTCGCCTCCGACACCGCCTACTACCTCGACAAGCGGGGCCGCGGCTTCGACCGCTGCATCTACCTGCTCGGCGCCGACCACCACGGGTACGTCGGCCGGCTGCGCGCCATGGCCGCCTGCGTCGGGGACGACCCCTCGCAGACGCTCGAGGTCCTCATCGGCCAGCTGGTCAAGATCCTCCGCGACGGCGAGGAGCTGCGCCTGTCGAAGCGCGCCGGCACCATCGTCACCCTCGAGGAGCTCACCGACGAGATCGGCGTCGACGCCCTGCGCTACTCGCTGGCGCGCTACCCGGCGGACTCCCCGCTCGTGCTCGACGTCGCCGAGATCACCCGGCAGTCCAACGAGAACCCCGTCTTCACCGTGCAGTACGCCCACGCCCGCGTCGCGAGCCTGCTGCGCAACGCCGCCGACCTCGGCGTCGAGGCCGCCTCGCACCCCGAGCTCCTCACGCACGAGAAGGAGGGGCTGCTGCTGCGGGCGCTCGCGGAGTTCCCCCGCGTGGTCGCGAGCTCCGCGGAGCTCCGCGAGCCGCACCGCGTCGCCCGCTACCTCGAGGAGCTGGCCGGCACCTACCACCGGTTCTACGACAGCTGCCGAGTGCTGCCCATGGGCGACGAGGAGACCACCGACCTGCACCGGGCGCGCCTGCTGCTGGTCCAGGCGACGCGGACCGTCCTGGCCAACGGCCTGGGCCTCCTCGGCGTCACCGCCCCCGACCGGATGTGA
- a CDS encoding homoserine dehydrogenase, with the protein MEGDKRPGTLRVAVLGCGSVGSQVVRLLRDQADDLAARVGVPVELAGVAVRRLDAPREVEVPDGLITTDAAGLVARDDVDLVVEVIGGIEPARSLILSALENGASVVTANKALLAEDGPTLFEAAEKAGRDLYYEAAVAGAIPILRPLRESLAGDRVTRVLGIVNGTTNFILDKMDSSGAGFTEALEEAQELGYAEADPTADVEGFDAAAKAAILASLAFHSRVTASDVHREGISEVTAADVRSAADMGAVVKLLAICELRAGEDGEEAVAVRVHPAMIPRSHPLASVREAYNAVFVESEAAGQLMFYGPGAGGSPTASAVLGDLVTVARNLLAGTRGAGESAYADRAVLPMGEARTRYHVAIDVDDRAGVLAAVATAFAEHGVSIQTVRQEGRDDDAQLVVVSHEATDAQLSATVEHLRGMEIVREVTSVMRVEGEQE; encoded by the coding sequence ATGGAGGGCGACAAGCGACCCGGCACGCTCCGGGTGGCGGTGCTCGGCTGCGGCTCGGTGGGCTCCCAGGTGGTGCGGCTGCTGCGGGACCAGGCCGACGACCTCGCGGCCCGGGTGGGCGTGCCGGTCGAGCTGGCCGGCGTCGCCGTGCGCCGCCTCGACGCACCGCGCGAGGTGGAGGTCCCCGACGGCCTGATCACGACCGACGCGGCGGGCCTGGTGGCCCGCGACGACGTCGACCTGGTGGTCGAGGTGATCGGCGGGATCGAGCCCGCCCGCTCGCTCATCCTCTCCGCGCTGGAGAACGGCGCGAGCGTGGTGACCGCCAACAAGGCGCTGCTCGCCGAGGACGGTCCGACGCTCTTCGAGGCCGCCGAGAAGGCCGGGCGCGACCTCTACTACGAGGCGGCCGTCGCCGGTGCCATCCCGATCCTGCGGCCGCTGCGCGAGTCGCTGGCCGGCGACCGCGTGACGCGCGTGCTGGGCATCGTCAACGGCACCACGAACTTCATCCTCGACAAGATGGACTCCTCCGGCGCCGGCTTCACCGAGGCCCTCGAGGAGGCCCAGGAGCTCGGGTACGCCGAGGCCGACCCCACCGCCGACGTGGAGGGCTTCGACGCCGCCGCGAAGGCCGCGATCCTGGCCTCGCTGGCGTTCCACTCCCGCGTGACCGCCTCCGACGTGCACCGCGAGGGCATCTCCGAGGTCACCGCCGCCGACGTCCGGTCCGCCGCCGACATGGGAGCGGTCGTCAAGCTGCTCGCGATCTGCGAGCTGCGCGCGGGCGAGGACGGCGAGGAGGCGGTGGCCGTCCGCGTCCACCCCGCCATGATCCCGCGCTCGCACCCGCTCGCCTCGGTCCGCGAGGCCTACAACGCGGTGTTCGTCGAGTCCGAGGCCGCCGGACAACTGATGTTCTACGGCCCCGGAGCCGGTGGGTCGCCGACCGCCTCGGCGGTCCTCGGCGACCTGGTCACGGTGGCGCGGAACCTGCTCGCCGGCACGCGCGGCGCGGGGGAGTCGGCGTACGCCGACCGGGCCGTGCTGCCGATGGGGGAGGCGCGGACGCGCTACCACGTCGCGATCGACGTCGACGACCGCGCCGGCGTGCTGGCCGCGGTCGCGACCGCCTTCGCCGAGCACGGCGTCTCGATCCAGACCGTCCGCCAGGAGGGCCGCGACGACGACGCCCAGCTGGTCGTGGTCTCGCACGAGGCGACCGACGCCCAGCTGAGCGCCACCGTGGAGCACCTGCGGGGCATGGAGATCGTCCGCGAGGTCACCTCGGTGATGCGGGTGGAAGGGGAGCAGGAGTGA
- the lysA gene encoding diaminopimelate decarboxylase yields the protein MTHEAGWAHAPGAFRGPSWLRPPADPNDLVPQLWSTTAHKDDAGVLTVGGVALTDLVAEHGSPAFVLDEADFRGRARAFRDAFADYDVYYAGKAFISVAVARWIAEEGLCLDVCSGGELSVAERAGFPMERVEFHGNNKSEGELRRAVRLGVGRVIVDSFHEIERLARIAAEEGASVPVMVRVTAGVEAHTHEYIATAHEDQKFGFSITSGYGLDAVRRVLAAEALELRGLHSHIGSQIFDSAGFEVAARRVLALHATVSRELGVDMPEMDLGGGFGIAYTTQDDPAEPARLAAEMTAIVEHECRALGIDRPALSIEPGRAIVGPSMCTVYEVGTVKEVSLDGGASRTYVSVDGGMSDNIRTALYDADYSCTLASRTSDADPVLGRVVGKHCEAGDIVVKDEFVPGDLAPGDLVAVPGTGAYCRSMASNYNHLLRPPVIAVRDGASRVLLRRETEDDLLATDVGDL from the coding sequence ATGACCCACGAAGCAGGCTGGGCGCACGCGCCCGGTGCCTTCCGCGGCCCCTCCTGGCTGCGCCCGCCCGCCGACCCCAACGACCTGGTCCCGCAGCTGTGGTCGACCACGGCGCACAAGGACGACGCCGGCGTGCTGACCGTCGGCGGCGTCGCGCTGACCGACCTGGTCGCCGAGCACGGCTCGCCGGCGTTCGTCCTGGACGAGGCGGACTTCCGCGGGCGCGCCCGCGCCTTCCGCGACGCCTTCGCCGACTACGACGTCTACTACGCGGGCAAGGCCTTCATCTCCGTGGCGGTCGCGCGCTGGATCGCGGAGGAGGGGCTCTGCCTCGACGTCTGCAGCGGCGGCGAGCTCTCGGTCGCCGAGCGGGCGGGGTTCCCGATGGAGCGGGTGGAGTTCCACGGCAACAACAAGTCCGAGGGCGAGCTGCGCCGCGCCGTACGACTCGGTGTCGGGCGGGTCATCGTGGACTCCTTCCACGAGATCGAGCGGCTGGCCCGGATCGCCGCCGAGGAGGGCGCCAGCGTCCCGGTGATGGTCCGCGTGACCGCCGGGGTCGAGGCCCACACCCACGAGTACATCGCCACCGCCCACGAGGACCAGAAGTTCGGCTTCTCGATCACCTCCGGCTACGGCCTGGACGCAGTACGTCGCGTGCTCGCCGCCGAGGCGCTCGAGCTGCGGGGCCTGCACTCCCACATCGGCAGCCAGATCTTCGACTCCGCGGGCTTCGAGGTGGCCGCCCGCCGGGTGCTGGCGCTGCACGCCACCGTGTCCCGCGAGCTCGGCGTCGACATGCCGGAGATGGACCTCGGCGGCGGCTTCGGCATCGCCTACACCACCCAGGACGACCCGGCCGAGCCCGCACGCCTGGCCGCCGAGATGACCGCGATCGTCGAGCACGAGTGCCGGGCGCTCGGCATCGACCGGCCGGCGCTGTCGATCGAGCCGGGCCGCGCGATCGTCGGACCCTCGATGTGCACCGTCTACGAGGTCGGCACCGTCAAGGAGGTCAGCCTCGACGGCGGCGCCTCGCGCACCTACGTCTCCGTCGACGGCGGGATGAGCGACAACATCCGCACCGCGCTCTACGACGCCGACTACTCCTGCACGCTCGCCTCCCGCACCTCCGACGCAGACCCGGTGCTCGGCCGCGTCGTCGGCAAGCACTGCGAGGCCGGCGACATCGTGGTCAAGGACGAGTTCGTGCCCGGCGACCTGGCTCCCGGCGACCTCGTCGCCGTCCCCGGGACCGGCGCCTACTGCCGCTCGATGGCCTCCAACTACAACCACCTCTTGCGGCCTCCGGTGATCGCGGTGCGGGACGGTGCGTCGCGCGTGCTCCTGCGGCGGGAGACTGAGGACGACCTGTTGGCGACTGACGTGGGTGATCTGTGA
- the thrC gene encoding threonine synthase: MSTRTATHQWRGVIEEYRDLLEIPAGTPAVTLREGGTPLVHSGWLSGLTGADVWLKVEGSNPTGSFKDRGMTAAISCAKAEGAEAVVCASTGNTSASMAAYAAKAGLKPLVLVPEGKIAAGKMAQAIMHGGQVVMVRGNFDDCLALARQLAWDFPVALVNSVNPVRLEGQKTAAFEIVDFLGDAPDYHLLPVGNAGNISAYWLGYTQYAALGMATRTPVMRGFQAEGAAPLVTGEPFPDPETKATAIRIGNPASWKLAEAARNESGGRFASVSDDQILSAQRQLAAHDGVFVEPASAAGIAGLLQELAAGESYAGSTVAITVTGHGLKDTATALEGFAASGQSIVDTVIDADVTAAAEAAGLA; encoded by the coding sequence GTGAGCACGCGCACGGCCACCCACCAGTGGCGGGGTGTCATCGAGGAGTACCGCGACCTGCTGGAGATCCCCGCCGGCACGCCCGCGGTCACCCTCCGGGAGGGCGGCACGCCGCTCGTCCACTCCGGCTGGCTCTCCGGCCTCACCGGTGCCGACGTCTGGCTCAAGGTCGAGGGCAGCAACCCGACCGGCTCCTTCAAGGACCGCGGCATGACCGCGGCCATCTCCTGCGCGAAGGCGGAGGGCGCCGAGGCCGTGGTCTGCGCGTCGACGGGCAACACGTCGGCGTCGATGGCGGCGTACGCCGCGAAGGCCGGCCTCAAGCCGCTCGTGCTCGTCCCCGAGGGCAAGATCGCCGCCGGCAAGATGGCCCAGGCGATCATGCACGGCGGCCAGGTGGTCATGGTCCGCGGCAACTTCGACGACTGCCTCGCCCTGGCCCGCCAGCTCGCCTGGGACTTCCCTGTCGCGCTGGTGAACTCGGTCAACCCGGTGCGGCTCGAGGGCCAGAAGACCGCCGCCTTCGAGATCGTCGACTTCCTCGGCGACGCCCCCGACTACCACCTGCTGCCGGTCGGCAACGCCGGAAACATCTCGGCGTACTGGCTCGGCTACACCCAGTACGCCGCCCTCGGGATGGCGACGCGGACGCCGGTCATGCGCGGCTTCCAGGCCGAGGGTGCGGCGCCGCTGGTGACCGGTGAGCCGTTCCCCGACCCGGAGACCAAGGCGACCGCGATCCGGATCGGCAACCCGGCCTCCTGGAAGCTCGCCGAGGCCGCCCGCAACGAGTCCGGCGGCCGGTTCGCCTCGGTCAGCGACGACCAGATCCTCAGCGCGCAGCGCCAGCTCGCCGCCCACGACGGGGTCTTCGTGGAGCCCGCCTCCGCCGCCGGCATCGCGGGGCTGCTGCAGGAGCTCGCGGCCGGGGAGTCCTACGCCGGCAGCACCGTGGCGATCACGGTCACCGGCCACGGGCTCAAGGACACCGCCACCGCGCTCGAGGGCTTCGCCGCCAGCGGCCAGAGCATCGTCGACACCGTCATCGACGCCGACGTCACCGCGGCGGCCGAGGCCGCCGGCCTGGCGTGA